The uncultured Fibrobacter sp. genome has a window encoding:
- a CDS encoding PD-(D/E)XK nuclease family transposase, protein MNIKPFDDLDITDPIMFGLVFSNKHIAQPFIEHLLNIKIDHLETPVPEAVLSYDAEHKGVRYDVFARETDKNGEAIRSFDLEMQMVDTKELPQRARYYQSVGDGVALSKGGFYTSLKEQYIIFLCPMDIFGCGLPAYHFENRAKEDANITLNDRTFKNFYIFKRYEDFTDPVVKAYMKYFATRNVDSHETKTINDQVSYYKADTLIRNKYMTYEYDLHESEERGKAKAKLEMVDAMLANPKFTNEDIAAISGFPQEEIQKRRALREQKR, encoded by the coding sequence ATGAATATCAAACCTTTTGACGATCTTGACATTACCGACCCGATTATGTTTGGACTTGTTTTTAGCAACAAGCATATTGCGCAACCATTCATCGAACACTTGCTGAACATCAAAATCGATCACCTGGAAACTCCGGTTCCGGAGGCAGTTTTGAGCTATGACGCAGAACACAAGGGCGTCCGCTACGACGTCTTTGCACGGGAAACCGACAAAAACGGCGAGGCAATCCGTTCCTTTGATTTGGAAATGCAGATGGTAGATACCAAGGAACTCCCGCAGCGTGCCAGGTACTATCAGAGCGTGGGCGACGGCGTTGCACTTTCGAAGGGTGGTTTTTATACCAGTCTCAAGGAACAGTACATTATCTTCTTGTGTCCCATGGACATTTTTGGATGCGGACTTCCGGCATATCATTTCGAAAATAGGGCCAAAGAGGACGCTAACATCACTTTGAATGACCGCACCTTCAAAAATTTTTATATCTTTAAAAGGTACGAAGATTTTACAGACCCGGTTGTCAAAGCGTACATGAAGTATTTTGCGACTAGGAATGTTGATTCTCATGAAACCAAAACCATCAACGACCAGGTGTCTTATTACAAAGCCGACACTCTCATAAGGAACAAGTATATGACTTACGAATACGACCTTCATGAAAGCGAGGAAAGAGGTAAAGCTAAAGCTAAGCTTGAAATGGTCGATGCAATGCTCGCGAATCCGAAATTTACGAATGAGGACATTGCTGCTATTTCAGGGTTTCCGCAAGAAGAAATTCAGAAGCGCAGGGCGCTTCGCGAACAAAAACGTTAA
- a CDS encoding glycosyl hydrolase, with amino-acid sequence MSIRKTVFSLGLAALATTFIACSDDSSSSVDPTDTVDDNPTVTPSDSTATNPSDSTAVNDSTATKDSTANNPDNGQNPPERPGSFSYQPVTEGATESAQKLYNFLATNYGVKTVSGVMTGDVSTATVKELPDVVSFNEHSGKYPALVGFDFLFATGVKGSDAWYQSYTKMALDAAKDLWSQGGIPAFTWHWKDPSDAIDAFYTKSGNASEFTEFDFTQGFADPNCTANCTWNTESETYKQLVSDIDEIADMFLGLQEAGVAAIFRPLHEASGKWFWWGTKGGAAFQALYNLVYDEMVSVKGVKNLVWVWNPEYANDTDWNPGASKYDVISLDIYEVWDYSSKYTQAYAELTTNYGNGKMFAVSENGPIPDMSVMAASKTKWAWWMPWYQTWDGKYLDHTVEAVWKANMESPCTISLESMPGWDSYTISTTPVAACEVGYELGTLDTARNIEEVYPADLETNGWLKAKLSAADGETAKGNVVILDSNIPDMSSAQKLTMKVYNTNQLSGIWFTVAFLTGEPDWAWAQPEGCWVNAGQETTCEIDLTTTAKSVTKVVDGKEVKEDVVLTGDDYAAFMGNVSKVYIEIYAEGFSGTVYYDAVTVDGATVINDFDAAQKITVEQGSFVKASVVGNGN; translated from the coding sequence ATGAGTATCAGAAAAACCGTCTTTAGCCTGGGCCTTGCAGCTCTCGCCACCACGTTTATCGCCTGTTCCGACGATTCGAGCAGCAGCGTCGACCCAACAGACACCGTCGACGACAATCCGACCGTGACCCCGAGCGACTCGACCGCGACCAACCCCAGCGATTCCACGGCGGTCAACGATTCTACCGCAACAAAAGACTCCACGGCAAACAACCCCGACAACGGCCAGAATCCCCCCGAAAGACCCGGTTCGTTCAGCTACCAGCCCGTGACCGAGGGTGCCACCGAAAGCGCCCAGAAGCTTTATAACTTCCTTGCCACGAACTACGGCGTAAAGACCGTTTCTGGCGTGATGACCGGTGACGTGAGCACCGCTACCGTCAAAGAACTTCCCGACGTTGTCTCGTTCAACGAACATTCCGGCAAATACCCCGCCCTCGTCGGTTTCGACTTTTTGTTCGCCACCGGCGTAAAGGGTAGCGATGCCTGGTACCAGAGCTACACGAAAATGGCTCTCGATGCCGCCAAGGACCTGTGGAGCCAGGGCGGTATTCCGGCCTTCACTTGGCACTGGAAAGACCCGAGCGATGCAATCGACGCATTCTACACCAAGTCCGGCAACGCAAGCGAATTTACCGAATTTGATTTCACTCAGGGCTTTGCAGACCCCAACTGCACCGCAAACTGCACCTGGAATACCGAATCCGAAACTTACAAGCAGCTCGTTAGCGACATCGACGAAATCGCCGACATGTTCCTCGGTCTGCAGGAAGCCGGTGTGGCAGCAATCTTCCGCCCGCTCCACGAAGCAAGCGGCAAGTGGTTCTGGTGGGGCACCAAGGGTGGCGCCGCCTTCCAGGCTCTTTACAACTTAGTCTATGACGAAATGGTTTCTGTAAAGGGCGTTAAGAACCTCGTGTGGGTATGGAACCCCGAATACGCCAACGACACCGACTGGAACCCGGGTGCAAGCAAGTACGACGTGATCAGCCTCGACATTTACGAAGTGTGGGATTACAGCAGCAAGTACACCCAGGCCTATGCCGAACTTACGACAAACTACGGCAACGGCAAGATGTTCGCCGTCTCTGAAAACGGCCCGATTCCCGACATGTCCGTGATGGCCGCAAGCAAAACCAAATGGGCCTGGTGGATGCCGTGGTACCAGACTTGGGACGGCAAGTACCTCGACCACACGGTTGAAGCAGTCTGGAAAGCCAACATGGAAAGCCCCTGCACCATCAGTCTCGAAAGCATGCCCGGCTGGGACAGCTACACCATTTCTACAACGCCGGTCGCCGCCTGCGAAGTCGGCTACGAACTCGGAACGCTTGACACCGCTCGCAACATCGAAGAAGTTTACCCCGCAGACCTCGAAACAAACGGCTGGCTGAAGGCAAAGCTCTCCGCTGCAGACGGTGAAACCGCAAAGGGTAACGTCGTCATTCTCGACAGCAATATCCCGGATATGTCTTCTGCACAGAAACTCACCATGAAGGTCTACAACACCAACCAGCTTTCCGGCATCTGGTTCACGGTAGCTTTCCTCACGGGCGAACCGGACTGGGCATGGGCTCAACCCGAAGGTTGCTGGGTGAACGCAGGCCAGGAAACCACCTGCGAAATCGACCTTACGACAACAGCTAAGTCCGTGACAAAGGTCGTCGACGGCAAAGAAGTCAAAGAAGACGTCGTGCTCACGGGTGACGACTACGCCGCCTTCATGGGTAACGTTTCTAAGGTCTACATCGAAATCTACGCCGAAGGCTTCAGCGGAACCGTCTACTACGACGCCGTCACCGTCGACGGGGCTACGGTCATCAACGACTTTGATGCCGCCCAGAAAATCACGGTAGAACAAGGCAGTTTCGTCAAAGCAAGCGTGGTCGGAAACGGCAACTAA
- a CDS encoding glycosyl hydrolase — MMHKTFALTVATATFATLTFAATPIRLEAEDAVLANDHKVVVITDAKASGGKSVDMKDGDLEFKVTVPESGYYTLWATYQLPSNSTNKIQNLTVNDISAGQISFGISDEFTTIKGAGKIKLAAGENKIGIIHSWGYVNLDYIELTEYEASPWSISPTPVTPEPTESAQKLYNFLLTNFGKHVISGVMTERPFENDGQYTPQNYETQTELSYINKASGKNVVLVGFDFLHASGKNSDQQWYQGYTHASLEMAKTVWKAGGIPQFNWHWKDPMHEVEAFYTQSSRNDPYTEFSINKAYDESTGKWKTSSDEYKAIVRDMEMIADSLLTLQKEGVAVLWRPLHEASGKWFWWGTDGAKPCVALYKLMFDIFVNQKGLHNLIWVWTTDEASDALDWYPGDEYVDVVGRDYYYYPRESNHSSLIGSFETVKEIFGGKKIVALSENGSVPYPDEMKADGANWSWFMPWYGDYAMEGWANDNTAESWNTVMNNSYTLTLEDMPGWDNYEMETTIIAPAKIASPAIRLVGHDLQVNLNASTAKVSIFDMQGHQVMNRIVNGANACIKLNGIAAGQYIVKMQGNGFSQNTRIQVK; from the coding sequence ATGATGCATAAGACTTTTGCCCTGACAGTTGCAACGGCCACTTTTGCAACGCTCACCTTTGCCGCCACCCCCATCCGTTTAGAAGCCGAAGACGCAGTTCTCGCCAACGACCACAAAGTCGTCGTCATCACAGATGCCAAAGCTTCGGGCGGAAAGTCCGTTGACATGAAAGACGGCGATTTGGAGTTCAAAGTGACAGTCCCCGAATCAGGTTATTACACGCTTTGGGCCACATACCAGTTGCCATCGAATTCGACCAACAAAATCCAGAACTTGACCGTCAACGATATTTCTGCGGGGCAGATTTCTTTTGGAATTTCCGACGAATTCACAACCATCAAAGGTGCGGGCAAAATCAAGCTCGCTGCAGGCGAAAACAAAATAGGCATTATCCACAGCTGGGGTTACGTCAACCTCGACTACATTGAACTCACGGAATACGAGGCAAGTCCGTGGAGCATTTCTCCGACTCCTGTCACGCCAGAACCGACCGAAAGCGCACAGAAGCTCTACAATTTCTTGCTCACCAATTTCGGCAAGCACGTGATTAGCGGCGTCATGACGGAACGCCCGTTTGAAAATGACGGCCAGTACACCCCGCAAAACTACGAAACGCAAACCGAACTCAGTTACATCAACAAGGCTAGCGGCAAGAACGTGGTTCTCGTAGGCTTTGACTTTTTGCATGCCTCGGGCAAGAATTCCGACCAGCAATGGTATCAGGGGTACACGCACGCTTCGCTCGAAATGGCAAAGACGGTCTGGAAAGCAGGTGGCATTCCGCAATTCAACTGGCATTGGAAAGACCCGATGCACGAAGTCGAAGCGTTCTACACGCAATCTAGCAGAAACGATCCCTACACCGAATTCAGTATCAACAAGGCTTACGACGAATCCACTGGCAAGTGGAAAACAAGTAGCGATGAATACAAGGCCATTGTCCGCGACATGGAAATGATCGCCGACTCGCTTTTGACTTTGCAGAAAGAAGGCGTCGCCGTTCTTTGGCGCCCGCTCCACGAAGCTAGCGGCAAGTGGTTCTGGTGGGGTACCGATGGCGCCAAGCCGTGCGTTGCTTTGTACAAGCTCATGTTCGATATTTTCGTGAACCAGAAAGGTTTGCACAACTTGATCTGGGTGTGGACCACCGACGAAGCGAGCGACGCCCTCGACTGGTATCCGGGCGATGAATACGTGGACGTTGTGGGCCGCGACTACTATTACTACCCACGCGAATCCAATCACTCCAGCCTCATCGGCAGCTTTGAGACTGTCAAGGAAATTTTCGGCGGCAAAAAGATTGTAGCGCTCAGCGAAAACGGATCTGTGCCCTACCCCGACGAGATGAAGGCCGATGGTGCCAACTGGAGCTGGTTTATGCCATGGTATGGCGACTACGCCATGGAAGGCTGGGCAAACGACAATACGGCCGAAAGCTGGAACACGGTCATGAACAACAGCTATACCCTGACGCTCGAAGACATGCCCGGCTGGGATAATTACGAAATGGAGACGACCATAATCGCCCCCGCGAAAATAGCTTCCCCCGCAATCCGACTTGTCGGTCATGATTTACAGGTAAACCTGAACGCTTCAACGGCAAAGGTCTCGATTTTCGACATGCAAGGCCATCAGGTGATGAACCGCATTGTTAATGGCGCAAACGCATGCATTAAACTGAACGGAATCGCAGCCGGGCAATATATTGTAAAAATGCAGGGGAACGGATTTTCGCAGAACACAAGAATTCAGGTAAAGTAA
- a CDS encoding glycosyl hydrolase, which yields MGCKFTTRISTALSTSTMCFMGIMGVTAAFAAPTTYEAEDLAGATVVEDADYSGGKYAKPADASGITFTVKVEETAVYDITTKVLIKQFDWITSKIAVNGVDVGSMLMTPRNCDSSYVMSASAKMKVGENTITVGNQAIGVDYITVERHPDPEFNISALPVTPNATESAMKVKTFLRDNFLKKTISGMMISDQNFNYDYGNMRLIPPGGCTPADSCKFSDTEVSWKGQTDIDEFYKHSGHYPAIGGFDMLFAAGGHHEEGWFKGYTENNLLMTEELWKMGGIPTYTWHWKVGKDTVFYTQDAYPNNGFNASGCTDTVMGTSNTNTCFNYTKAFKDAQCKELDETSQEYKDIVADVDIVSGYFKQLQEKGIAVVWRPLHEASGGWFWWGVGSAECYVQLYRLVFNRMVGTNGLKNLIWVWNINTDPSLGYDYSALNAAWYPGDEYVDIVAVDVYNPMDDHNSGANYFNKIVSDVGTNKMIALSENGAIPDIDSIAEDKAYWSYWMTWSQTWSGNFLEKTSTEMWKRNLDDERIIALDDMPGWDKVVADTSSEGAIIAPSAIAPKRITANNVTIQMQGRNLSIAVPQASRTSIALFDMLGHKVASLANGNFPAGTLQFDLGGIASGNYIVRAKIGNASYAQRIRVK from the coding sequence ATGGGATGTAAATTCACGACGCGCATCAGCACCGCGCTATCAACGAGTACAATGTGCTTCATGGGCATAATGGGAGTAACGGCCGCATTTGCCGCCCCCACCACGTACGAAGCCGAAGATTTGGCTGGCGCAACCGTTGTCGAAGATGCCGATTATTCGGGTGGAAAGTACGCAAAGCCCGCCGATGCTAGCGGCATCACCTTTACCGTCAAGGTCGAAGAGACAGCCGTCTACGACATCACCACGAAAGTACTCATCAAGCAATTCGACTGGATTACCTCTAAAATTGCGGTGAACGGAGTCGATGTGGGTTCCATGCTCATGACCCCGCGCAACTGCGATTCCAGCTATGTAATGTCGGCATCAGCCAAAATGAAGGTCGGCGAAAACACGATTACGGTCGGCAACCAGGCGATTGGCGTGGACTACATTACCGTCGAACGCCACCCGGACCCCGAATTCAACATCAGCGCATTGCCGGTGACCCCGAACGCCACCGAAAGCGCAATGAAGGTCAAGACCTTCCTCCGCGATAACTTCTTAAAGAAGACCATCAGCGGCATGATGATCAGCGACCAGAATTTCAACTACGACTACGGCAACATGCGGCTCATTCCGCCCGGTGGCTGCACCCCCGCAGACTCCTGCAAGTTCTCCGACACAGAAGTCTCGTGGAAAGGCCAGACGGACATCGACGAATTCTACAAGCATAGCGGCCATTACCCCGCCATCGGCGGCTTCGACATGCTGTTTGCCGCAGGCGGCCACCATGAAGAAGGCTGGTTCAAGGGCTACACCGAAAACAATCTGCTCATGACCGAAGAACTTTGGAAAATGGGCGGCATCCCGACCTATACCTGGCACTGGAAAGTCGGCAAAGACACCGTATTCTATACCCAGGACGCTTATCCCAACAACGGGTTCAACGCGAGCGGCTGTACCGATACTGTCATGGGAACCTCGAACACCAATACCTGCTTTAACTACACCAAGGCCTTCAAGGACGCTCAGTGCAAGGAACTCGACGAGACCTCGCAGGAATACAAGGACATCGTCGCCGACGTAGATATTGTTTCGGGCTACTTCAAGCAACTGCAGGAAAAGGGAATCGCCGTCGTATGGCGTCCGCTCCACGAAGCGAGCGGTGGCTGGTTCTGGTGGGGCGTCGGCAGCGCCGAATGCTACGTACAGCTGTACCGCCTGGTATTCAACCGCATGGTCGGCACCAACGGACTCAAGAACCTCATTTGGGTGTGGAACATCAATACCGACCCGTCTCTCGGTTATGACTATTCCGCCCTGAACGCCGCATGGTACCCCGGCGACGAATACGTGGACATTGTCGCAGTCGATGTCTATAACCCGATGGATGACCACAACTCTGGAGCGAACTATTTCAACAAAATCGTAAGCGACGTGGGTACGAACAAGATGATTGCCCTGAGTGAAAACGGCGCCATCCCCGATATCGACAGCATTGCCGAGGACAAGGCCTATTGGAGCTATTGGATGACATGGAGCCAGACCTGGAGCGGAAACTTCCTGGAAAAGACCTCGACCGAAATGTGGAAACGGAACCTGGACGACGAACGCATTATCGCCCTCGACGATATGCCCGGCTGGGACAAGGTCGTAGCCGACACCAGTAGCGAAGGCGCCATCATTGCCCCAAGCGCAATCGCCCCGAAAAGAATCACCGCCAACAACGTAACCATCCAGATGCAGGGCAGAAATCTAAGCATCGCCGTTCCGCAGGCAAGCCGCACAAGCATCGCCCTTTTCGACATGCTCGGACATAAAGTCGCAAGCCTAGCCAATGGAAATTTCCCCGCAGGGACGCTCCAATTCGACCTCGGCGGCATTGCAAGCGGCAACTACATTGTCCGCGCGAAAATCGGAAACGCAAGCTACGCCCAAAGAATCAGGGTGAAATAA